The genomic interval CATTGTCTTTTAATATTTCCAAAGTAGCAATCCCCGCAGTCATCGCTACGGGATTACCTGATAAGGTACCGGCCTGATACACGGGGCCTACAGGAGATATGCCATCCATAATTTCTTTTTTACCGCCGTATGCACCAACAGGAAGCCCTCCCCCTATAATCTTCCCCAGCGTAGTCAGATCAGGTGTAATGTTGTAAAGCGCCTGCACGCCGCCATGCGCAACCCTGAAACCGGTCATTACCTCATCGAAGATGAGGACAATACCATATTTTTTCGTTATTTCCCTTAATCCTGCCAGATAATTCTTCGCCGGCGGAACGACGCCCATGTTTCCGGCGACTGCCTCCACAATAATACATGCAATTTCATTACCTCTCCTGGAACAAACCTCATTTACCGCATCAATGTTATTGTAGGGAAGGGAAATGGTATGTTTTACAAAATCGCCGGGAATCCCGGGACTGTTTGGCATGCCTAATGTTGTGGCGCCGGAACCGGCCTGTACCAGCAAACTATCCACATGCCCATGGTAACAACCCTCGAACTTAATAACCTCATCGCGTTTTGTATGTCCCCTGGCGAGACGGATTGCACTCATAGTTGCTTCTGTGCCGGAGTTCACCATCCTGATCTTTTCGATAGACGGCATCGCTTCCTTCACAAGTTTTGCCAGTTGTATTTCAAGTTCCGTTGGAGCGCCGTAGCTGGTGCCATTCGCAACCGCTTCGTTTACCCTTTTTACAATTCTCGGGTCAGCATGGCCAAGAATCAGAGGTCCCCATGAACCAACATAATCTACATACCTATTGCCGTCTATATCGGTAAGGCAACACCCCGAACCGGACTTTATAAAGATAGGCGTGCCGCCCACGCCACCAAAAGCCCTCACCGGGCTGTTTACTCCGCCAGGTATGACACTCTGCGCATCCAGAAACGCCTTTTTTGATTTCTCAGTAATTATCTTTGACATATATAACCTAATCTTTGTATATAAGTATAAATTCTTATCTCTAAAGCTGAAATCTTGGAAAGCGGAAATCATAGCAAAACATATTTTTTTTGTCAACTATTATTGCGTATAACCCATGAGAAAAATCATAAGTATCGCTGTTTTAATTTCCGGCAACGGTAAAACGTTGCAAAATTTTATCGACTGCATAAAGTCTGGCTCGTTGCCTGCTAAGATTCAAATAGTCATCAGCAGCAACCCTGATGCAAAAGGGCTGGAACGTGCAAAGATAAATGCTATTCCTACTGCAGTAGTTTCCCGTTCTTCATACAAAGACGTCAATTCGTTTAGCGAAGCAATTACCAAAAAACTGGAGGAATACCCTATCGAGCTAATCACCCTTGCGGGTTTTATGCATTTATATAAAATTCCGGATACATATTCCGGCAGGGTAATGAACGTCCACCCCGGCCTCATTCCAGCTTTCTGCGGACATGGATATTACGGGCATAAAGTGCATGAGGCGGTTATCGGGTATGGCGCAAAAGTATCCGGGTGTACCGTACATTTTGCGGATAACGTGTATGATAATGGCCCCATTATCATACAGAGGACTACGCCCGTATTTGACGACGACACGCCGGATACACTTGCTGAACGGGTTTTTAAGGAAGAATGTACCGCATACCCTGAAGCAATCCGCCTGTTCGCTGAAGGCAGATTAAAGAGAGAGGGCAGAAGGATAGTTATACTAAAAAAAGAGTAAAGGAGTCGGATAATTATGACAAAAACAAGATGGAACTATATTATTCCCTTTATCATAATCATAGCATTAAATCTCTGCGGTTTAAAAATATATGGTTTTGAAGTCAGTACCACAAATAAAGGAAAAGAAATAAAATGGAAAAAAGATACGGTAACGTATCTTATCAACACTACTGACGGCCCTTCCGGCAGCCTTGACGCTATATTGGCGGCAATGCAGACATGGACAGACGTTGACACATCTACATTTGTATTCATTGATGGTGGCACAACCTCAAAAAAAAACCACGGCGAACCAGACGGCATTAATATTATTGATTTTGGAACTATTAAGGAAGAAGGGGTATTGGGGCAAAACTCTTTCTGGTTTTATACGTCCGGAGAAATGTTTGACAGCGATATACGTTTTAACACCAAAAATACCTGGAGCACAGACGGCTCGTCAGACAAATTTGACGTGCAGAATATAGGCACGCATGAACTCGGTCACTCCCTCAGTTTGGCGGATCTTTATAGCAACAGCGATTCTGAAAAGACGATGTATGGCTATGGTTTCGCCGGCGATACCAGCCAAAGGACGCTGCACCAGGACGACATGGATGGGATTACCTACTTGTATCCCTCTACGAAGAACAGCAACATCTCCGGTACGATAATTGACATTGAAGGAACACTACTGGAAAAAGTTAAGCTGCGGCTGAAAAAGGGAAGCAAAACAAAAAAGAAAACAAAATCAGACGAAAACGGTTACTTTGAATTTACCAATTTAAAAGGCGGTTCCTACAAAATTATCGCAAGGAGAAGCGGCTATAAAAAATCAAAGACAGCGGTAGAACTTGGTGAAGCAGAAGAGAAAGAAATTGAAATCATAATGGATGAAAAATAAACATTAATAACATTAACAATGAAAAATACGATTATCCTATTTCTTTTTATTCTGCCCCTGTTTGCTGCCTTCCCCCCTCAATCAGCGCTACCCGAAGATAACATATCTCAACAATCGATATTGCAAAATCAATTTATGGAAGAGTTAAAATGGTTGCAGGAAGAAAGTGTTGTTTCCACCGCATCACGCCGTGAGCAGAAAGTTTCAGAAACACCTGCGGCAGTCTTTGTCATTTCACAGGAAGATATACGCCGTTCAGGCGCAAACAGTATTCCTGAAGTACTCCGGATGGCGCCAGGGGTACACGTTGCACGGATTGATGCAAATAAATGGGCAATAACGATGAGGGGCTTTAATAACCGGTATGCCGATAAATTACTTGTTTTAATTGACGGACGCACAGTTTACACCCCCCTGTTTTCGGGAACATACTGGGATGTTCAGGACACAATGCTGGAAGATATAGAACGTATCGAAGTTATCCGAGGTCCTGGAGGCGCGTTGTGGGGCGCCAACGCCGTTAACGGAATTATAAACATCATCACAAAAAGCGCAAAAGACACCCAGGGCGGACTCTTCACTGGAAGTGCAGGCAGCGAAGAACGGGGCATGGGAGGGCTTCGCTATGGCAGCAAGATAGGCGGGAATGCCTATTTCCGCATCTATTCAAAATATTTCAACCATGACGATTTCGTTCTTGAATCAGGTGACAGCGCAAACGATAGCTGGGAGTCTGCACGTGCCGGTTTCAGGGTTGACTGGGATTACTCAAGTAAAGATGTGTTAACATTTCAAGGCGATATTTACACGGGTGATGAAAGCGAAAGGAATAATTTCAGACAGAGTTCTGACATCTATGTATCAGGCGGTAATTTACGGGCCAACTGGAAACATGCCATTTCGGACACTTCAGACATGATGTTGCAGATATATTATGACAGAACGAACCGCATAACTACAAGCATTGAGGAAGAACGCGACACCTTTGACATTGATTTTCAACATAGTTTGCGTCTTACCGGCTGGAATGAATTTATATGGGGACTTGGATATCGTTACACGCAGAACGACACCGAAGACGATGACGGATTATTGCTTGATCCTCAAAACAGGGAAAACAACTTATTCAGCATGTTTCTGCAGGATGAATTTTCCTTTTTCGAAGATACGGTGAAGGTTACCTTCGGAACCAAGTTTGAGCACAATGATTACACCGGGTTTGAAATACAACCAAGTTTAAGGGTACTCTGGGCATTTACATATACCCAAACGGTATGGGCTGCCGTTTCACGAGCGGTGAGAACCCCTTCCCGTGTTGAATCGGATATAATAATTGATTATTCACCCTATTATTACTTTACCGGCAACGATGACCTGGATGCTGAAAATCTTTTGGCCTATGAAATAGGATACCGCATTCAGTTTTCAAAAAAACTTTCACTGGATATTGCCACGTTCTACAACATGTACGACAGCATAATAAACGATGTTAACGACGAAACGTTTGAAAATATTTTTGACGTAGAAAGTTATGGCATAGAAACAACCTTAAACTGGCAAATAACCAATCAATGGAGATTAGTCCAAAGTTATACCTATTTTGATATTGATTCTACTAATTTTACCTCAACTGATCCCCTGTCAGACCCTCATAGTCAATTCAATATCCGTTCATTATTAAACCTGCCGCACAACATGGAACTCGACGCAGCCCTCTTTTATGTTGACAGTTTTACCAGTCTTGACAGAAATATTAATGACTATGTTCGTTTTGACGTCAGACTCGGATGGCACATCACAAAATACCTTGAAGCAAGCCTCGTGGGAACAAATTTACTTGACGATAACCACCTTGAATACAATGCCAGATCGGTAGCGCCTACCGAAATAGAACGCGCTGTGTATGCAAAATTAACATGGAGATTCTGATGTATTATTACAAAAGCGTCTATTTCCATGTAACACAAGCATCCTGGTTGTAATATTTAATATCCAGGCAGGCAGCCTGCCTCTATACACCCATGCACGCTGACAGGGAAGCATGGGGCAATTTTAAGCCCAAATAATTATTTATTAAAAAAAATCGGGAATGCCCCCGTCTAAAATTTTATAATACGCTACATGATCAAATCTGCCTTTTTGCAAATAACGATTACCAGAGAACCTTCCTTTCTTTTTTCCGTAAAAGCATCCCTTATTTATCTGATATTGTTAATTTTTCTTCTGTTAATACCTTTTCACACCGGGCTTACGGCCTTTGGCGAATCAAAGTGTACGATATATTTTTATAACCCGGAATCAAATATCGACAACTATGCCTCTCTGAAAACAAAATTCGACCTGTACTTAAAAAAGATCGGCCCATACCAGTTTCAACCCTTCAGCGATAGAAAAACTTTTGAGAACAAAACCAGAGGTCAGCATAATTGCATTTTTATCCTCTCAAGCTGGTATTATAAAGAATTAAGGCATTTTACCTCTCTTAATCCCGTGCTCATTGGCACATTAGATGGCAATTCTATACAAAAAAAGGTGCTTATCGCCAAGAAAAACATCGATTCCCTGTCAATGCTGAAGGGCAGCAGCGTTGCTTCTTCAGGCAGTAAAGAATACACGGTAAAATTTCTCCAGTCGATGCTGACTGGAAATGACAAAAACATTCCGGAAACACTTCAAATTCTCAATGTTCCCAAGGATATTGATGCGCTTATCTCTGTTGGTTTTGGCCTCGTCCAGGCAGCATTGACCACTGAATACAGCATTGAGATGCTTGCGGACATAAATAATGGATTATATAAAAACCTTTCCGTTCTTGCGGTAAATGAAAAATCCCTGCTCCCGGTTGTGGCAATACCGACAGAATACGGTAAGGGGACGACGGAGTTGCTGGAAATAATTAAAACTATGGGGGAAACGCCTGAGGGAAAAAGTAATCTTCAGATGTTTGGAATTGATGGCTGGAAAATGCCCGATGAAAGTGATTTGGAGTTATTGCGTTAACGGGTAGAACCCTCCTACCTGAAGAAGAGAGAGAAACCACATATAGAAAGTATTTCATGATCATAACGGTTAAAAATCTGGCAAAAAAGATAAAAAACTGCGCACGTAAAAAAGCGGCTGAAAGGGTTCTCCTTATCACGCTTTCGATGCTGCTGGTTGCGACGGCTTTTCTGGCCGGTATGTTACCGGCAGACGAAAAATGCGGGGCATTGATCATCAATTCCAATGAGTCGGTAAAAAAATATTCCATGATACAAACCGTATTTAAAACTCATTTTGATGGCGCAGTTGCAGAAATTGATATAGGGAGTAACTGGCTTGATGAAAAGGCCTTAGAAAAAACGCTATTAAACAAAAACCCCGATATGATTTTTTCTATAGGTTCAAAGGCTTACCTTCTGGCATGCAGGGTTGCGAAAGACGCCAATATCATTTACTCTTTGGGTATTAACTGGCAGCGTTTCGCGATAACCGACAAAACATATGTTATCGCCAGCGAAGTACCTCCCCTTACAAACGCAATGATGTACCGCTATTTCTTTCCTGACATAAAAACGGTGGGCATTCTCTATAGCAAAAACCACAATAAAGAATGGTTCGGGGCAGCGGTTACCGAAGCCAAACAAGCCGGAATCCAAATTATAGGGAAGTCTATCGCAAAAGAAAAGGAGGTAAACAATGCGCTCAACTACCTACTGCCAAAGGTTGATGCACTCTGGTTAATTTCAGACCCCGTTATTCTTTCCGGTATGGCACAGGTGAAAGAAATCTTTGCTCAATGCGATGCAAGAAAAATACCTGTCTTTTCCTATGACCAACTCTTTACAGATTTCGGCGCATCGTTTATTATTTCGGCGGATGTCGCCACAATGGGAAAACAAGCCGCTAAAATAGCGCAAAATCTTTTATCAAACAAGGGCGCTGTCGAAAAGGTACAAAATCCGGCGGGCACTTATATAGCCATAAACGTTAAAAAACTGGAACTGTATGGCATAAAACTGAATACAAAGGCGTTTTCCTCTGTGAATGAGTTTATTGAATAAATAACATATGACAATGAATATCCGGACAAGAAACAGTATAAAATGGAAACTCCTTATCACAATGCTGGGGTTGATTATTGGTCTTCTGACAATATTGACCCTTGTTCAGATTTATTCTCAAAAGGAAATATTGACAGGGGAACTTGAACAACGGATTGAGTTAATAAAGGATAATCTGCGCAAGCAGGGAAAAACCCTTTCCGACAATCTGGCGTTTCAGGTGGAAGATGCGCTTGCATCATTTAACCTCCTTGATATCTTCAGCAAGACTAATAAAGCCGTGAGGGAAAATACCGATTTGAAATATATCATCCTCGCCGATTTAAAAGGTTTTGCACTCATTCACACATTAAAACCAGAACTGAATGACAGTATCCTCTCAGGCGGTGACGATACATTTGCGATAGCTCAAAAAAATGCAACCATCAATGAGTTTGAAAAAGACGGGACACCCTATATGGAATTTATCGTGCCCATTCACGTCAGCGCTGATCAGTGGGGAGCATTGCGGCTCGGATATTCACTGGAAAACCTCTACCAGATACTCTCCGCTTCACGCCACAAAATTAAAGAGCAGATATTCAACAT from Candidatus Kuenenia stuttgartiensis carries:
- the hemL gene encoding glutamate-1-semialdehyde 2,1-aminomutase, giving the protein MITEKSKKAFLDAQSVIPGGVNSPVRAFGGVGGTPIFIKSGSGCCLTDIDGNRYVDYVGSWGPLILGHADPRIVKRVNEAVANGTSYGAPTELEIQLAKLVKEAMPSIEKIRMVNSGTEATMSAIRLARGHTKRDEVIKFEGCYHGHVDSLLVQAGSGATTLGMPNSPGIPGDFVKHTISLPYNNIDAVNEVCSRRGNEIACIIVEAVAGNMGVVPPAKNYLAGLREITKKYGIVLIFDEVMTGFRVAHGGVQALYNITPDLTTLGKIIGGGLPVGAYGGKKEIMDGISPVGPVYQAGTLSGNPVAMTAGIATLEILKDNAVYKGLEERSKQLAAGMEKVCNDANIPAYHTRVGSMLCTFFTSKPVVDYATAKLCDTGRYAKFFHGMLERGFYFAPSQFEAVFVSTVHGEKEINDTIAAFGEVVKTL
- the purN gene encoding phosphoribosylglycinamide formyltransferase, whose amino-acid sequence is MRKIISIAVLISGNGKTLQNFIDCIKSGSLPAKIQIVISSNPDAKGLERAKINAIPTAVVSRSSYKDVNSFSEAITKKLEEYPIELITLAGFMHLYKIPDTYSGRVMNVHPGLIPAFCGHGYYGHKVHEAVIGYGAKVSGCTVHFADNVYDNGPIIIQRTTPVFDDDTPDTLAERVFKEECTAYPEAIRLFAEGRLKREGRRIVILKKE
- a CDS encoding carboxypeptidase regulatory-like domain-containing protein, with the protein product MTKTRWNYIIPFIIIIALNLCGLKIYGFEVSTTNKGKEIKWKKDTVTYLINTTDGPSGSLDAILAAMQTWTDVDTSTFVFIDGGTTSKKNHGEPDGINIIDFGTIKEEGVLGQNSFWFYTSGEMFDSDIRFNTKNTWSTDGSSDKFDVQNIGTHELGHSLSLADLYSNSDSEKTMYGYGFAGDTSQRTLHQDDMDGITYLYPSTKNSNISGTIIDIEGTLLEKVKLRLKKGSKTKKKTKSDENGYFEFTNLKGGSYKIIARRSGYKKSKTAVELGEAEEKEIEIIMDEK
- a CDS encoding TonB-dependent receptor plug domain-containing protein, whose product is MEELKWLQEESVVSTASRREQKVSETPAAVFVISQEDIRRSGANSIPEVLRMAPGVHVARIDANKWAITMRGFNNRYADKLLVLIDGRTVYTPLFSGTYWDVQDTMLEDIERIEVIRGPGGALWGANAVNGIINIITKSAKDTQGGLFTGSAGSEERGMGGLRYGSKIGGNAYFRIYSKYFNHDDFVLESGDSANDSWESARAGFRVDWDYSSKDVLTFQGDIYTGDESERNNFRQSSDIYVSGGNLRANWKHAISDTSDMMLQIYYDRTNRITTSIEEERDTFDIDFQHSLRLTGWNEFIWGLGYRYTQNDTEDDDGLLLDPQNRENNLFSMFLQDEFSFFEDTVKVTFGTKFEHNDYTGFEIQPSLRVLWAFTYTQTVWAAVSRAVRTPSRVESDIIIDYSPYYYFTGNDDLDAENLLAYEIGYRIQFSKKLSLDIATFYNMYDSIINDVNDETFENIFDVESYGIETTLNWQITNQWRLVQSYTYFDIDSTNFTSTDPLSDPHSQFNIRSLLNLPHNMELDAALFYVDSFTSLDRNINDYVRFDVRLGWHITKYLEASLVGTNLLDDNHLEYNARSVAPTEIERAVYAKLTWRF
- a CDS encoding PhnD/SsuA/transferrin family substrate-binding protein: MIKSAFLQITITREPSFLFSVKASLIYLILLIFLLLIPFHTGLTAFGESKCTIYFYNPESNIDNYASLKTKFDLYLKKIGPYQFQPFSDRKTFENKTRGQHNCIFILSSWYYKELRHFTSLNPVLIGTLDGNSIQKKVLIAKKNIDSLSMLKGSSVASSGSKEYTVKFLQSMLTGNDKNIPETLQILNVPKDIDALISVGFGLVQAALTTEYSIEMLADINNGLYKNLSVLAVNEKSLLPVVAIPTEYGKGTTELLEIIKTMGETPEGKSNLQMFGIDGWKMPDESDLELLR
- a CDS encoding ABC transporter substrate-binding protein, producing the protein MIITVKNLAKKIKNCARKKAAERVLLITLSMLLVATAFLAGMLPADEKCGALIINSNESVKKYSMIQTVFKTHFDGAVAEIDIGSNWLDEKALEKTLLNKNPDMIFSIGSKAYLLACRVAKDANIIYSLGINWQRFAITDKTYVIASEVPPLTNAMMYRYFFPDIKTVGILYSKNHNKEWFGAAVTEAKQAGIQIIGKSIAKEKEVNNALNYLLPKVDALWLISDPVILSGMAQVKEIFAQCDARKIPVFSYDQLFTDFGASFIISADVATMGKQAAKIAQNLLSNKGAVEKVQNPAGTYIAINVKKLELYGIKLNTKAFSSVNEFIE